The following are encoded in a window of Congzhengia minquanensis genomic DNA:
- a CDS encoding FAD-dependent oxidoreductase: protein MNHQSVWTATARMPRFETLNKDIKTDVLIIGGGLCGILCAHFLTQAGVDCVVAEANRVGLGITKNTTAKITSQHGLIYDKLMRTSGPDAAMQYFWANQKAVEHYRTLCESIDCDFETKSAYIYSLTDREKIEREVVAVRMLGFQAEFSETLPLPFSIKGAIEFPNQAQFHPLKFLSAVAGGLRLYENTFIKDISPHKAWSERSSITADKIIVTTHFPFINKHGSYFLKMYQQRSYVLALKSAQDVSGMYLGAEENGLSFRNYGDLLLLGGGGHRTGKQGGNWEELRAFAKKHYPKAEECYAWAAQDCMSLDSVPYIGNYSKQTPDLFVATGFNKWGMTTSMVAAEILCDMVQGKENEFAKAFSPHRSMLKPQLFVNGAEAVKNLLTPTTKRCPHLGCALKWNKAEHTWDCPCHGSRFQENGDLIDNPATGGAKIE, encoded by the coding sequence ATGAATCACCAATCCGTGTGGACAGCCACGGCGAGGATGCCGCGGTTTGAAACCTTAAACAAAGACATTAAAACCGACGTGTTAATCATTGGCGGCGGCCTATGCGGTATTTTGTGCGCCCATTTCCTAACCCAGGCCGGCGTTGACTGTGTGGTGGCTGAGGCAAACCGTGTCGGGCTTGGTATTACGAAAAATACCACAGCCAAAATTACCTCCCAGCACGGGCTGATTTACGATAAGCTCATGCGCACTTCAGGGCCGGACGCGGCCATGCAGTATTTTTGGGCAAACCAGAAAGCCGTGGAGCACTACCGCACGCTTTGCGAGTCGATTGACTGTGACTTTGAAACCAAAAGCGCTTATATCTATTCCCTCACCGACCGAGAGAAAATTGAGCGGGAAGTGGTGGCAGTGCGCATGCTGGGTTTTCAGGCGGAGTTTTCAGAAACTCTGCCCCTGCCGTTTTCCATAAAAGGCGCAATCGAATTTCCCAACCAGGCGCAGTTTCACCCCTTAAAGTTTTTGTCCGCCGTGGCAGGCGGCCTGCGCTTATATGAAAACACGTTTATAAAAGACATCAGCCCGCACAAGGCATGGTCGGAGCGGAGCAGCATCACGGCGGACAAAATTATTGTAACCACCCACTTTCCCTTTATCAACAAACATGGGAGCTATTTTCTAAAGATGTACCAGCAGCGGTCTTATGTGCTGGCGCTGAAAAGTGCCCAAGATGTTTCCGGCATGTATCTGGGCGCGGAGGAAAACGGCCTTTCGTTCCGGAATTACGGGGATCTTTTGCTGTTGGGCGGCGGCGGACACAGAACCGGCAAACAGGGAGGAAACTGGGAAGAACTGCGCGCCTTTGCAAAGAAACACTATCCCAAAGCAGAGGAGTGCTATGCCTGGGCTGCCCAGGACTGCATGAGTCTGGACTCCGTCCCCTATATAGGGAATTATTCCAAACAGACGCCGGATTTGTTTGTGGCCACGGGCTTTAACAAGTGGGGCATGACGACTTCTATGGTTGCGGCAGAGATTTTGTGCGACATGGTGCAGGGAAAAGAAAACGAGTTTGCAAAGGCGTTTTCACCCCACAGAAGCATGTTAAAGCCCCAGCTTTTTGTAAATGGCGCAGAGGCGGTGAAAAACTTGCTCACGCCTACAACAAAGCGCTGCCCCCATTTGGGATGCGCGTTAAAGTGGAACAAGGCGGAGCACACGTGGGACTGTCCCTGCCACGGCTCACGCTTTCAGGAGAACGGAGATTTAATCGACAATCCTGCGACGGGCGGTGCAAAGATTGAATAA
- a CDS encoding thioredoxin domain-containing protein: MNHLKNETSPYLKQHAENPVDWYPWGGEAFLKAKKENKPVFLSIGYSTCHWCHVMAHESFENNEVADILNKNFVSIKVDKEERPDIDSIYMQVCQAFTGSGGWPTSVFLTPDQTPIFAGTYYSKADFCRLANRIAQLWETQREELLTAGREIVSALSSPAAGNESVSNHLLDMAAHQFAQAFDEKNGGFGSSPKFPSPHNLLFLLSRWQTANDKQVLKMAEKTLTQMYKGGLFDHIGFGFSRYSTDDFFLVPHFEKMLYDNALLMMAYITAFHITKNELFKDVAVKTATYVLREMTDPAGGFYSAQDADSDGEEGKFYTFTYEELTALLGEKNGSNFNEYFGITKEGNFEGKNIPNLLGQETLSRETSKFIPAVLDYRKKRTQLHLDDKILTAWNGLMICAFTRMYRAVGDMVYLETAKDAYSFIEQNLMENGTLFVSFRHTRSKTPGFLDDYANTILALISLYEATLEKDYLNKALRLTEKTADNFYDGENGGFFLYGADAEQLILRPKETYDGAMPSGNSVMAYNLVKLSQITQDPKLEQQAKRQLAFMSAVAEDYPMGYSFFLLALLEYLNPPVRIVCVRKDEDAYLAKFPQNAAVRLVDSGEEPQYPIINGRTTYYVCNAKSCLPPTNNLEDVL, from the coding sequence AAATGAAACAAGCCCATACTTAAAGCAGCACGCTGAGAACCCGGTTGATTGGTATCCCTGGGGAGGCGAGGCGTTTTTAAAAGCAAAAAAAGAGAACAAGCCGGTGTTTTTAAGCATTGGCTACAGCACCTGCCACTGGTGCCACGTAATGGCCCATGAAAGCTTTGAAAATAACGAAGTGGCAGACATTTTAAACAAAAACTTTGTCTCAATTAAAGTAGACAAAGAGGAACGGCCGGACATCGACAGCATTTATATGCAGGTATGCCAGGCGTTTACGGGCAGCGGCGGCTGGCCCACATCGGTGTTTTTAACGCCGGACCAAACGCCTATTTTCGCCGGCACCTATTATTCAAAGGCAGATTTTTGCCGCCTGGCTAACCGCATTGCCCAGCTTTGGGAAACACAGCGGGAGGAGCTTTTAACCGCCGGCAGGGAAATCGTCAGTGCGCTGAGTTCGCCTGCGGCTGGGAATGAAAGCGTTTCAAATCATCTGCTGGATATGGCGGCACACCAGTTTGCACAGGCGTTTGACGAAAAAAACGGCGGGTTTGGAAGCAGTCCAAAATTCCCCTCGCCCCACAACCTGCTGTTTTTGCTTAGCCGCTGGCAAACTGCAAACGATAAACAGGTGCTTAAAATGGCCGAAAAGACTTTGACGCAAATGTATAAGGGCGGCCTGTTCGACCACATTGGGTTTGGGTTTTCCCGCTATTCCACAGACGATTTTTTCTTAGTCCCTCACTTTGAAAAAATGCTTTACGACAACGCGCTGTTAATGATGGCTTATATTACGGCTTTCCACATTACAAAAAACGAGCTTTTTAAAGATGTGGCAGTGAAAACCGCCACCTATGTTCTAAGGGAGATGACGGACCCTGCCGGAGGCTTCTACTCTGCCCAGGATGCCGACAGTGACGGGGAAGAGGGCAAATTTTACACCTTTACCTATGAGGAGCTGACCGCGCTTTTAGGCGAAAAAAACGGCAGCAATTTTAATGAATATTTTGGCATTACCAAAGAAGGCAACTTTGAGGGGAAAAACATTCCCAACCTGCTGGGACAGGAAACGCTAAGCAGGGAAACAAGCAAATTTATTCCAGCAGTTTTAGACTACCGGAAAAAAAGGACGCAGCTGCATTTAGACGACAAAATTTTAACTGCCTGGAACGGTTTGATGATTTGCGCCTTTACCCGCATGTACCGCGCAGTCGGCGATATGGTATATTTAGAAACTGCCAAAGATGCATACAGCTTTATAGAACAGAATTTAATGGAAAACGGCACGCTTTTTGTCAGTTTCCGGCACACAAGAAGTAAAACCCCCGGCTTTTTAGACGACTATGCCAACACAATTCTGGCACTCATCAGCTTATATGAAGCGACCCTCGAAAAGGACTATTTAAACAAGGCGCTGCGGCTTACAGAAAAAACGGCAGACAATTTTTATGACGGGGAAAACGGCGGATTTTTCCTCTATGGTGCCGATGCGGAACAATTGATTTTGAGGCCGAAAGAAACCTACGACGGGGCCATGCCCTCGGGCAACTCTGTTATGGCATATAATTTGGTGAAGCTCTCGCAAATCACCCAGGACCCAAAATTAGAGCAACAGGCGAAAAGGCAGCTTGCGTTTATGTCCGCCGTGGCGGAGGACTACCCAATGGGCTACAGCTTCTTTTTGCTGGCGCTGTTGGAGTATTTAAATCCCCCGGTAAGGATAGTCTGTGTCCGCAAGGATGAGGACGCATATCTTGCCAAATTTCCGCAAAACGCCGCAGTAAGGCTTGTTGACAGCGGGGAAGAGCCGCAGTATCCCATAATAAACGGCAGAACCACCTATTATGTTTGCAACGCCAAAAGTTGTCTGCCGCCCACTAACAATTTGGAGGACGTATTATGA